In Candidatus Dormiibacterota bacterium, the genomic window CGGGGTGCTTCCCGGCGCACCCCCGGCTGTGGTTGGCTGTCGCCGATGCGACATCGTGGCCTGCGCGGCGGGACCGGTCGGGGTCTCGCGATCGCCGTCGCCCGGCGCTACTGGACCGCCGGCGGGCCGAACTGGGCGGCCGCGGTGGGCCTGCGCCTGCTGCTCGCGCTGCTCCCCATCGCCGTGCTCGCCGGACTGGTCATCCAGGCGGTGCTGCCACAGCCCGCGGCTCCGACCACCCCGACCCCCGCACGGCTGGGCGCGCGCGCCGGCACCCGGGTGCTGCAGAGCGAGGAGTCGCTCACCGCGCTCCTCTCCGGGCTCATCGGCAACCTGCACCAGTCCGGCCACGCCCTCGGCATCCTCTCCCTGATCGGGCTCCTCTGGATCGGCAGCGGCCTCTTCGCCTGCCTGGAGAGCGCCACCGCGGTGATCTACGGCGGCCGGGGGAGGAGCTACCTCCGCCAGCGCGCCCTCGGCATCGCTCTCGTGCTCGCCTTCGCGGCGCTGGTGGTCGCGGGCATCCTCCTGTCGGTGCTGCTCTTTCCGCTCGGCTCCGCGGTGCAGCGCACCGGGGGGGTGGGCCGCTCGGCGGTGAACGCCCGGCTCACCCTCCAGCCGGTCGCCGGGGTGCTGATCGGACTCGCCCTCTTCACGCTCGTCCTCCGCGTGCTCCCGACCTGCCGGCAGCGCTGGCTCGACGTGCTCCCCGGGGTGGTGCTCGCCGCCGCCGGCAACGCCCTGCTCAACCTCATCTGGCCGGTCTACCTGCGCTACGCGGCGTCGACGCTCACGGTCAGCTACCTCGTGTTCGGTTTCGTGGTGGCGATCGCCACCTACGTCTCGCTGCTCGCCCAGCTGGTGGTGATCGCGATCAGCCTCAACGCGACCCTGCACGCCCGCCGGGCCGAGCGCACCGAGGCCGCCGCGGCCCGGGTCGTGGCGACCGGCTGACACCTTTCCTTACCACTCTCTTACCCCCTTCCGCGCAGGTTTCGCCGGGCGGGCCACGTCACACATCTCGGCGCCCTGTGAGAGGGGGGGTGGATCACCCCGGCGCCCAGGGAGGACGGGCGATGAATGCTCCCCTCGCGGTCCCGCGCGGCCTGCGCGCAACCGCCTCCGCCGGCCCGGTCCCCGGGTCCCGATGACGGCGTCCGCCGCCGCCGAGCGCTTCGGTGACGACGACGTCGGCCTCCTCCGGGCCTACGGGGGCGGCGACGTGCGCGGATTCGAGCGCCTCTTCGCCCGTCACCACGCTCGCCTTCGCGCCCTCGCGGTGCGCTTCCTCCACGACCCGAGCGAGGCCGAGGACGTCGTCCAGGAGG contains:
- a CDS encoding YhjD/YihY/BrkB family envelope integrity protein; the encoded protein is MRHRGLRGGTGRGLAIAVARRYWTAGGPNWAAAVGLRLLLALLPIAVLAGLVIQAVLPQPAAPTTPTPARLGARAGTRVLQSEESLTALLSGLIGNLHQSGHALGILSLIGLLWIGSGLFACLESATAVIYGGRGRSYLRQRALGIALVLAFAALVVAGILLSVLLFPLGSAVQRTGGVGRSAVNARLTLQPVAGVLIGLALFTLVLRVLPTCRQRWLDVLPGVVLAAAGNALLNLIWPVYLRYAASTLTVSYLVFGFVVAIATYVSLLAQLVVIAISLNATLHARRAERTEAAAARVVATG